In Pieris rapae chromosome 6, ilPieRapa1.1, whole genome shotgun sequence, the sequence aaatagttCCAAAATAGATCGCTAATACGCCGTCCGCCAGCTCTGGCGATACTTTTCAATCTTcacatatagtttttatattacggaatatttttcaaaaattaggAGTCATAGTACATTTGCGATTTTCAAGAAATTATGTAGTTATGGTAATGATGGTATTATTCGTTAATATAGTaggtaaattattgtaaataccatacgttttctcattacaaaaaaaaattatttacatgagaaacttaatattaatatgtatatattcgagcgagatacacgtcgccataatGCAAATCAAAATCCCATTCTACGTAAATTGTGTTAAATTTCTCATCATCATCCCTTGTGCCAACAACTTCGTCTTACAATTAGGTACACTAAATTTAAAGGATATTACCAAAAGATCGACTAATCAATAGAAATTTCCTctcataataattactatgATACGTAAGTTCATATTATATGGCGTTTATTCTGATagaaaaaacattgaaaatcatatgaaacataaaagaactataatttacataaattaacatttactaaaTCGACTGTAGCCATAATTGGTATTGTtttcataatttgtttttattcataaacgtAATACCTATTTATCAAGTCATTCAAAGTCTTTAGTAACGAACCAATATCGCTTCAAAATTGcgtatactttttatatgttacaatTGGTAATCGAGCAGAAGGCTCATCTTATGTGAAGCGATACCGCCTTTGGACACTGCCAGAAGCCTCGCAAGtacgttgccagccttttaagaattggtacgcatTTTTCTTGGAGGACCCTACTtatttcggaaatacttcactCAGCAGTTGGTTTCATAGTAGGGGTCGTCGAGTCAGTCGATCAGTTACAAAGCTGGCCAATTAGCAGAGAGCCAAATTAAAGTAGTGCACCAAAAAGGTGGTGCGAGGATATACGTTAGCACATTAGGTAGTAAAATGGACCCACAAAAATAGATCAGAGTTGGAGCccaatttaatgtaatttttgtaaatacctaaaatttatttggataatttaataaatgaataatgaaTTTGGGCTTAAACCTGTTTAATAACTGTGTAATTACAACAACGCAATCGCTGTATTAAGGAAGCTATTTACTTTAAGAGcgcaattgtttaaataatttaaatgaacttACCGCGgcatatttttccatttattgTGAACTCTATAGTTGGCATGTCTGTTAGTATCTAGACTGTTACCTCGACTGAAATAACGCTTGAGAAAACGTTAATTCGTTGTATTTTAGTACCTGTCGTTTTCGTCTTTCTTTCAGCGACAAACAAATCGTATTGTTATATAGGTGGTTCATTTTGTTACCTTTCGATGTTCGTAGACTAACATCGAAATCTCAAACTCAGTGACATTAATGAGGGATTATGGTAATTACACGCTTTTCAACTATAGGCATGTTTTTGTCACTATAGAACATATTGCTAAGAACAATCTtactgataaaataattacataatcaaGACggaatgaaattataaattttaataaaatattttgtataaaaacataattacctTATCGGCAGTATGAGCGTGCCTTTAGTAAATTAAACCCCTACATTGAATCCTGTTTGAtttctttaagtttttcaGTGCTCCGAGAGTTACAGTCAGTTACAGgaaacacaaaacaataagATAAACCTATTGCTAATCACTTCACACTGGTCCTCTGTGATATATCAGTAATTATCATTTGGGTGAAGCCAGAAAGAAACAGCATGGTCTTCCCACAAGAAATTTAGTATGGAACGTTAAAAAAAGATCTATtcaaacacaatatttattataaaccacAACATTATTATTCTACATCATATCATCTGATATTTGGTCACTTGGGAGGCACTTACTATATTTAAGGCACTAATTTGATACAAGTCATGCTAAAATCACTAACAATCCACTATAAAATAGGTTTACTCGACATTAATAAACAGTGTATCAAAAAATAgtcttaaattttaactatttagtttttacttaCTATAAGCAATACAATAAAAGCATTAACCTAGATGTAAATTAAACTACTGTTTATGACATTAGACTACACAAGGCAACTTCATGTttgtcttaaaattattaaatacacaaattgTCACTTACATGTATGTAAAGTAATCaaaaatagcatttaattTTGAGGTACAATGTAACTACATATCATTAAGTAAACTTTCAACATACTTAACACTTGACTTAACATCTTCGCTGTCAGCCTCCATCGACTGCAACTTATCCTGAGCATCGATTAGTACATCTGATGTGAACACGCCCTTTTTTAAGGCCGTCATACAAAAGTTTGTCAAAGCCCTAAAACACTGCTTCCTCTGAACATTATGTGGCTGATTGTCCCACACCGGTGTGGCCCTAACATAACTCCACGCCAAAAAGACATATTGAAGAACCGACTCCCAGTGCTGGGACTCTACCAACACTTTCCCCTGGTCAACCAAACACTTTTTGAACGCGGCAAGATGTGTGGCAACCCTAGAGAATGCCGGTGAATCAGTTTTAGAAGTCAGTCTTGATGTTGGGAGACTCTTAAAtatgtttgattttaaatagttcAGTCGTTCTTCTAATGGCGAGAGATCGGGAAGGGGCAACTCACTGCGAATCTCCCCATCGAGTTCGGGATGTTTGTGTgcaatttttttgataatgtttattaattgggTGGGACTGAGACCTTTGAGCGGTGTATCAATGGGACCTTTGTAATCGGCGTCAAGGAGTTTTTCTAAACGGCAGCGTTTTATTGGTGGGGTAGATTTAACTGGGGAggtgattttgaatttttgaggCGTACTTAGATCGCTGAAGTCTATTTTTTCGGGAGTTATAGGAACGCGTTCTTCGTCCAGTAATAAACGCTTACGTGGGGTCGAACGTAATGTCACACCAAGTTTTGGAGGTGAACTGCGACTGGAGCCTTCTCTTGGAGGCGTACGAACGGCTGAATGAAAAGTGGAGTTGCGCTTTGTGTCAATGTCGGGGGACCAATTCACTGGAGCACGCTTCCTAcctgaaattaaatacatattatagtgTATTGAAAGTTGGCCATATCGTGAAGTATGAGACATAGGCACATTTCCCAATCTCTTAAATTGTTAATCTTCATAAGCTTGTGTGTAGGATTTTGACACTAAAGTTATATATCATGTCAAAAGTCcgagatttaaaatatttataggtaaTATAATGAAGAATGAATGGGcaaagtatttatttggaaacaaaacagatacatctttacaataaaaataaagttaaaaataaaataaatccacAATAGGTGATTAATAAACGCATGTCAAACCTGGTCACTCACTGATACTgaacaagaaaaaaaactaagagTATGTGAGTAGGTACAGTATTGAAAGGAGCGTTATAGGTCTGAAATTGAAAGATAGAGTAAaactagaaaaaataaatgacatgacaaagtttaaaaatgcTGTTACCTCTAGTAAATGattgaaatgaaaatggaCATGACACTTTATAAGaaaagataaagaaaaatggaCGAAGAAAGTGACAGAATGGCTTGCTCGCtatgaaaaaagaaaacaaggAAGACAAATGAAAAGAAGTAGCTGGTCCTCATTGGATGCGTAAAACTTGAAACAGAGAAGAGTGAAAGCCCTTAGAGGAGGCCCATGACATGGTGCATAATAAAATCAACCGGCTTTCCGAttcattattactatttatttttagtgttatCTTTAGTATTTCtaacttttatgtacttaatatgtaaatacagctttaaaggcttttatttttaatattatagttaataatacattGCAGGATatagaaaagtaaataaacattagaTGAATAACAaagttaaacttttaaaataaattaaactgatTTTGAACAATTGTAGTAAAGTAAAACCTAGACTAGGATTTACCAAATGCAGATTAGCTCCAGGGTATAGAGACAAACATATACTCAaactcaatatatatttttcatataggtaaacaagtacacttatgaatgtgaattttctttatattaactgtattatatattaatttactttatttttttatttatttactaccagttcacaAGTCAAGAGCGTAGAGCAGGCAATAAACTTtttgccactctttttaatcataaaaaatatctaacagTAGAGAGTCTATTGCATATTAATGTAGGAAATGAATAGACACAGGCTTGAGTTTATTAAgcattattaattagataaatCAAACTTGTCAattatagtagtagtagtaccTCTAGTATAAGtgatctattaaataaatactgattTACTcataacacttttttattcataccCAGTttctttagaataatttaaggaatatttatattttttttcagaatcTGACAATCTTTGCATAATAGTAAAGATCTTAATACCTCTTTGTTGTATGAGTTGTTCATCAGGAGATGGTGCTGGACTCAGGTACCCAATAGGTAGGCCAGGGGAAACCTCCCTGGTGTTCACAGTGATGGCTTGAAGAGGAGTCATCCGAAGACGATCCATTCGAGCCGGGATTTCAGCGAGAGCAGCACGCGTCCGACGAGGAATGTCGGGGGTGGCCCCCTCCATGATTTAACTGTAAtagtagaattttatttaaatatatatataaataatacaaggtTTAGTGAATCTGTTGCACTCTTACTATAAGTATTAATGATGAGAGTAATAAAAGCTACTGGATCAGAACAACTTCAATACGCGTGTTGATGCAACACatcacacatacaaatattgcaaTATAGCTTAAAGAACCCGCagaattttgataatttataattaatatcactATTGAGTTAATCTATCAAGGTTCGGTTACGTTCCAAATGCAATCAAAAAAGTTTAACAACGATGCATATATTGTACAATAATTTTGTCGTAACggtttttacattaaaattataacttattgCAAAggacataattataatagttaaaGAACTTACGAAAATAAGAACTCTGAGTACCGaggaatatttttactttatgtcTTCaggatacaaattaaaatgtgtattcAAAGGTTGATAACAAACACAGAATTAAGCGCGAAAAATTGacacaatttatgaaatagtCAAAAATCTAAACTCAACACTGACGTTGTTATACCTTACATGCACCAATCAGGGACCCATGACCACAGATATGATGCCCACTGACTCCACTTATCGCATACACAATACGTGAAATGGggatactatttaatatttacgtagAGGCATTTATTTCTATctgtgaaatgaaaaaaatgctTAATTTTATAGCATTGTTTCAAATATCAAATGTGTTCTAATATTTGAGTTCCAGTGACGATTTTTGGGACTGTAAAAATACCAATGAAAAATAATCCAAATAAATTGTTGAATTACGGTTTCAGTCACGAAATTATTAGGATTGGTTgagattttttgaaaaatatatagattagCATGTTCAGcaataataaagttctttGCAAGGATTTCTAAATCATTGAGACCACTGCGATAAAAcgacattttaaaaaatgta encodes:
- the LOC110992972 gene encoding uncharacterized protein LOC110992972, producing the protein MEGATPDIPRRTRAALAEIPARMDRLRMTPLQAITVNTREVSPGLPIGYLSPAPSPDEQLIQQRGRKRAPVNWSPDIDTKRNSTFHSAVRTPPREGSSRSSPPKLGVTLRSTPRKRLLLDEERVPITPEKIDFSDLSTPQKFKITSPVKSTPPIKRCRLEKLLDADYKGPIDTPLKGLSPTQLINIIKKIAHKHPELDGEIRSELPLPDLSPLEERLNYLKSNIFKSLPTSRLTSKTDSPAFSRVATHLAAFKKCLVDQGKVLVESQHWESVLQYVFLAWSYVRATPVWDNQPHNVQRKQCFRALTNFCMTALKKGVFTSDVLIDAQDKLQSMEADSEDVKSSVKYVESLLNDM